The following proteins are co-located in the Castanea sativa cultivar Marrone di Chiusa Pesio chromosome 8, ASM4071231v1 genome:
- the LOC142606449 gene encoding uncharacterized protein LOC142606449 produces the protein MDYGAPETVNRVDSWSLLHHLNTQYDLSWVYISDFNEITRLEEKSGGVLRPDKQMQDFRDCLDFCGLKDIEFTSLSFTWCNNRFDGPLVWVRLDRAIASTEWMIEFPSVRLHHLSGFSSNHKPIWLCSNDVHCRFYHPQRPFSFEEMWIKDERLSLARKRKLLAKAESDAITRQGTSQVKELKEEINKLMDLEDCVWNQRAKTDWLRYGDQNSKYFHCHATKRSERNFILGLKDDHDLYVVDEDRIGDLLNSFYSSLFSFSSPTVFDEVLKGVETHVTQEMNEELIRSFEASNVQAALSQMKANTTPGPDGLPPLFYKQYWSKFGSDVSDVVLDVLNSDSNVSALIDEESHSWNTNLIQQEFLAHEARIISGIPLSIHNLPYKQGCPTLRIIWEADEMSKKLLKYKSTKFADLLEMVFRVKGSQDMDLLAVIFWMI, from the exons ATGGATTATGGAGCTCCAGAGACAGTCAACCGGGTAGATTCTTGGTCCCTGCTTCACCATCTCAACACCCAATATGACTTGTCGTGGGTCTATATTAGCGATTTCAATGAAATCACAAGATTGGAAGAGAAGTCTGGGGGTGTTTTAAGGCCTGATAAGCAAATGCAAGACTTTAGAGATTGTCttgatttttgtggtttaaaGGACATCGAGTTTACTAGTCTGTCGTTCACCTGGTGTAATAATAGATTTGATGGTCCTTTAGTGTGGGTCAGGTTGGATAGAGCCATTGCCTCAACTGAGTGGATGATCGAGTTCCCATCTGTTCGCTTGCATCATCTGTCCGGATTCTCTTCAAACCATAAGCCTATTTGGCTCTGCTCTAATGATGTGCACTGTCGGTTTTATCACCCCCAAAGGCCCTTCAGCTTCGAAGAGATGTGGATAAAGGATGAGAG ATTATCTCTAGCTCGCAAAAGAAAATTGTTGGCTAAGGCGGAGTCTGACGCTATTACAAGGCAAGGCACCAGTCAGGTCAAAGAACTCAAGGAGGAAATTAATAAATTGATGGACTTAGAAGATTGTGTGTGGAATCAGAGAGCAAAAACAGACTGGCTCCGATATGGTGACCAGAATTCAAAATACTTCCATTGCCATGCAACTAAAAGGAGCGAGAGAAATTTCATTTTAGGCCTTAAAGATGACCACGATCTCTATGTGGTGGATGAGGATAGAATTGGTGATTTGCTTAATAGTTTCTActcttctttattttccttttcaagCCCCACTGTGTTTGATGAAGTTCTTAAAGGTGTGGAGACTCACGTTACTCAGGAAATGAATGAGGAATTGATCCGATCCTTTGAGGCCTCTAACGTTCAAGCAGCTCTCTCGCAAATGAAAGCCAATACAACCCCTGGCCCAGATGGACTTCCTCCCCTATTCTACAAACAATATTGGTCAAAATTTGGCTCTGATGTCTCTGATGTAGTCCTGGATGTACTAAATTCAG ACTCAAATGTTAGTGCCTTAATTGATGAAGAGTCCCACTCATGGAACACGAACTTGATTCAGCAAGAATTCCTAGCACATGAAGCTAGAATCATTTCTGGTATCCCCTTGAGCATTCACAACCTCCCATATAAGCAG GGCTGCCCTACTCTCAGGATCATTTGGGAAGCTGATGAGATGAGTAAAAAACTACTCAAATATAAGTCTACCAAATTTGCGGACCTGTTGGAAATGGTTTTCAGGGTTAAAGGTAGCCAGGATATGGACCTTCTGGCTGTGATCTTCTGGATGATATAg